The genomic region ACTGGGAAGTTTTTAAAGAAAAAGGCTACGCTATTTTAGGGGTAAGTGCGGATTCTAAACGTAGGCAAACCAATTTTAAAGCTAAAAATGAACTTCCGTTTCCGTTGTTAGCGGACGAAGAAAAAAAAGTGATTAATGCTTATGGCGTTTGGGGTCCTAAAAAATTTATGGGAAAAGAATATGATGGGATTCATCGCACAACTTTTGTGATCGACGAAGAAGGAAAAATAGAAGAGGTAATAGGAAAGGTAAAAACCAAAGACCACGCTGCCCAGATTTTATAATTTTTGGATAAGAATTTTTATTCTAATTATATCAGTCATTTTAAATAAATGCCTGCTGAGATGTAGAATCTTGGCGGGCATTTTTACTTTTCAGAATAAAAGCCCGCTTCCTGAATGGTCGCGATACTGTCGCAATTCTCAACTTTAAATTGAATTGGTTCTTTATGAGTTTCCCCGGAAATAAGGTAAATATTACAAGAGTCTTTATCTGTTATACTTTGGCTAAAATGAACCTCACCGTTTTCGAGAATAGAAGAAATACTACTGGTATCGATATTATTTTCAGTAAAGAATTTCATCGCGTTTTTATCAAAATGTCGTTCTTTAGTACGAATACTTTTCAAAGTTCGTGCATTTGGAAAATAGGAACAACTGGTTTTTTTTCCGCTTAAAAAAAAGATGAGAATGATTATTCCCATAAAAAGTCCTACTGAAAAATATCCAAGACGCTGAAAAATATTCATAAAAAGTAGCTAAAATCGATAGTTATTGTCAGAAAATCAAGAGGTTAATGTCTCGATAGGTGAGATCAAACCAATCTGCAATAGATTTGTTGGTTAAAACTCCGTGGTAAAAATACAAACCATTTCTTAATCCACGGTCAAAACGAAGCGTGTTTTCTAATCCGCCTTCTTCACCAATATGTAACAGATACGGAGTAAAGATATTACTTAACGAAAGTGAGCTTGATCTGGCATAGCGTGAAGGAATATTAGGTACGCAGTAATGGATTACATTATGTTTTGTGAAAATTGGTTTTTCATGACTGGTAATTTCGCTGGTTTCGATGCAACCGCCAACATCAATGCTTACATCGATTGCAACCGCACCACGTTTCATAGATGTAACCATTTCTTCAGTCACTAAAACTGGCGAACGATTATTGCCTCGAACCGCCCCAATAAGTACATCACAACGTTTTAAAGCCTTACTTAAATTTTTTGGCTGGATAGTACTGGTATAAAAAGTTCGACCTAAAGCCGATTGAAGCTTACGTAATTTGGTAATAGAACTATCAAAAACCTTAATATTAGCGCCAAGACCAATAGCAGATCTGGCGGCAAAATGGCCTACCGTACCTGCTCCCAGAATAACGACTTCTACCGGAGGTACGCCACTAATATTGCCAAATAATAGTCCGTTTCCATCACCGTTATTACTCATGATTTCTGATGCGATAAGTACAGAGGCCGTTCCGGTGATTTCACTTAAAGCCCGAACAATAGGGTAACTACCATCATCATCTTTAATAAATTCAAATCCAAGCGCAGTAATTCTTTTGGAAGCCAGTTTTTGAAAATAAGATTTGCTTTGTGTTTTAATCTGCAGGGCAGAGATCAAAATTGTTTGTGGGTTCATCATCTCCAATTCTGAGATGGATGGTGGTTCTACCTTTAAAATCGTGGGACAGGAAAATACTTTTTGGGTGTCTTTAGTCACCTCTGCACCGGCATCTGAATAATCCTTATCACTAAAATTAGCATAGTTTCCTGCACCCGACTCGATCATTACACGATGACCATGGGCGGTAATGGCTCCTACAGCATCAGGACTTAAACAAATTCGTTTTTCCTGATAAGATGTTTCTTTAGGAATACCTATAAAAAGTTCTCCTTTATTTTTATAAATCTCAAGTTTTTCTTCCTGAGGAATAAGCTCTTCTTTGGTAAAAGGAGAAACCTGTTTGGTCATAATGATCTTTTCAGCTGATTAGAAAAGTTAAATTACAATTATTTTTTGGAAAGGGGTAAAGAGATTTTCTAAAGTTTAGCGTAATAATCTTCTTCGGTGCTTTCAGATTTTTTAAGCTCTTCCATTTCTTCAAGATCTTTTTCAGAAACCGGCGAGAATACCGAAATTTTGGTCTCTTCAATTTCACTTAAATCGATTCCGTAAATTTTATCGAAAATTTTAATTCTAACCAGATAAACAATCGATATTATGATAATAAAAAATGGTGCTAAATATATAAGCTGATTGGTATCCATTGGATCGATGTTTAGATACATATCCTGATAGATCGCAGTAATTAACTGGTAGGCGTACATGATCGTAGGAACTAAAATCACATGATACCACCAATGTTTACAGGTAAAAAACCAGATCAATAGAAGAATTAATGGTGTAATTTTACCAAAGTAAGTCCACATAGCAGTCATAACATTTTCATAGTAGTTACTTTTGTATGTAAACAACGAATTTTCCCAAACAGGTCCGTCTGGGAAAATTTCGTATATATAAAATAAATATGGTGAAAATGCTATAATAATAGCTATTATACTACCCGTTAACAGGAATTTTGATCGTTGATCTATCAACCGCTTGTTTTTTGATTGGGTCTTTTGCATGATCGTTATCTGTTGTTGAAGTTACGAAAAAAGATGCTCCAAAAATTGCTGCTCCGAATAATAATGCTTTTAGTTTCATAATTGTAGGTTTTTTGTTCTTATTATTTTTTAAATCGTATTTCGTTTTGTTTTCTGATACAAACCTACTACGAGATAACCTACTAATGGTAAATACATTAATTGTACTTTTGCAGCTTCTTAGAAAATCTTCTTAATTTTCGTAAATTTTTTACTATTGCTTATTGTTTTAACTCTTATGCTTAAAAAAAATAAATTATTAATTACATAAAGCTTGAAATTATTAGCAAAATTACAAAAAATTAAGGCTCATAAAATCATTTTTATTCCTCAAAATTTAATGATCTTCACATTTTTTTAACTAAAATTTAACAATCTGGTTTCTGCATCT from Zunongwangia profunda SM-A87 harbors:
- a CDS encoding alanine dehydrogenase, which produces MTKQVSPFTKEELIPQEEKLEIYKNKGELFIGIPKETSYQEKRICLSPDAVGAITAHGHRVMIESGAGNYANFSDKDYSDAGAEVTKDTQKVFSCPTILKVEPPSISELEMMNPQTILISALQIKTQSKSYFQKLASKRITALGFEFIKDDDGSYPIVRALSEITGTASVLIASEIMSNNGDGNGLLFGNISGVPPVEVVILGAGTVGHFAARSAIGLGANIKVFDSSITKLRKLQSALGRTFYTSTIQPKNLSKALKRCDVLIGAVRGNNRSPVLVTEEMVTSMKRGAVAIDVSIDVGGCIETSEITSHEKPIFTKHNVIHYCVPNIPSRYARSSSLSLSNIFTPYLLHIGEEGGLENTLRFDRGLRNGLYFYHGVLTNKSIADWFDLTYRDINLLIF
- the bcp gene encoding thioredoxin-dependent thiol peroxidase, which codes for MTTLKTGDKAPDFAVEDQDGNLIKLSDFKGKKLVLFFYPKASTPGCTAEACNLRDNWEVFKEKGYAILGVSADSKRRQTNFKAKNELPFPLLADEEKKVINAYGVWGPKKFMGKEYDGIHRTTFVIDEEGKIEEVIGKVKTKDHAAQIL
- a CDS encoding DUF4258 domain-containing protein gives rise to the protein MNIFQRLGYFSVGLFMGIIILIFFLSGKKTSCSYFPNARTLKSIRTKERHFDKNAMKFFTENNIDTSSISSILENGEVHFSQSITDKDSCNIYLISGETHKEPIQFKVENCDSIATIQEAGFYSEK